The Lactuca sativa cultivar Salinas chromosome 2, Lsat_Salinas_v11, whole genome shotgun sequence genome includes a window with the following:
- the LOC111876976 gene encoding putative disease resistance protein RGA4 translates to MAEALVTIAAEGILKKVLSIAAGELAIAWGYEEKLISLHRTLDLIRAKLLDAEGKKETRAVMVWLKQLKDVVGEADDVLDEVDYEMLRRQIKKRDQVARKVSCLPSLKKFSFRNEIGHKIENINEMLDKIYTQSNGLGLQNERHVDPVPDCLYRETIPHPEEFKIVGRDDDVLRIIEILTQPKKEEKLIIVPIVGMGGIGKTALAKSVYNDNRIQKQFNVKAWLCVSVKVDINTLLAKIYESFAKKKPTSDLRTNLIESLKEKLASKRYLLVLDDVWVEERPYWEEFRSCMLNVNSQNGSGILVTTRKLEIGTIGMKADSCLLKGLSDDHCWDIFRERAFVAGTSPSAELEEIGREIVKKSGGLPLLLNVIGGMLANYNDTEKWLSIKNSKVWDLEEERDRVQKSLELSFDNLPNSIVKQCFAYCSIFKKDKVMKRKELVRLWMGLGLVQADEEKNKEMEDVGNDIFQILVRNSLFQDVERDEYGHITRCSMHDLVHDLSLSLSKHQSLCLVDAKTDDIACIPRVKHLSFYQKLNKDDEVKAKVSMFSERDTLARSLHTLLIKGEVEKKFSFQPLKCMRILKLKRCGIEKIDNSIGELVHLRYLNLSYNKIRVLPESIGKLYHLQTLKLTEDIEQFPEAMRNLISLRYFMGNKKIPANIVGPLTSLRKLSSIKVLRRKGCGIEELRHLNNLTGSLSISHLENVSSKEEAIKADLSTKKNLNNIEFNWSGNDDEDANRNDKDVLEGLQPPRDVKKLTFSHFCGDNFPNWVTKMAIHIEGKWTPLDKLVEIRLSHCRSCLSLPTLEHLPHLRNLYLWHMDSLTCLRSSDVTGSTKPLSPSLRSLTLWHMERLEKWIDGATNSSKMISPVLETLEIWYCPKIILIDECHPHPLVSLLVYKCRGLESIKSIQGLTSLVSLQIYHCQSLLEITNLPNQCHSLKTLQIINCDKLTSLPCEMFDCFAFLNELTLGPFSKELDSFPSLQGIEKLRNHLHSLDLRGWDHWESMPEEIQHLTSLTDLTMDGFGMQELPMWLTRMSSIRQLGFNECMGLNKETVRRGAPQEATTVVRLNDQEC, encoded by the coding sequence ATGGCCGAAGCTTTAGTCACTATTGCTGCCGAGGGGATCCTGAAAAAGGTGTTGTCGATTGCTGCCGGCGAACTTGCCATTGCTTGGGGTTATGAAGAAAAGCTGATCAGCCTACACAGAACATTGGACCTGATTCGTGCCAAGTTGCTCGATGCGGAGGGGAAAAAGGAAACAAGGGCTGTGATGGTGTGGCTGAAGCAGCTAAAAGATGTTGTGGGCGAAGCTGATGATGTGTTGGACGAGGTTGATTACGAAATGTTGAGGCGTCAGATAAAGAAACGAGATCAGGTGGCTAGAAAGGTATCGTGCCTTCCAAGCTTGAAAAAGTTTTCATTTCGTAATGAAATAGGTCATAAAATCGAAAACATCAATGAAATGTTGGATAAGATCTATACACAATCAAACGGATTAGGACTGCAAAACGAACGCCATGTTGACCCTGTTCCAGATTGTCTCTATCGGGAGACTATTCCACATCCAGAAGAATTCAAAATTGTTGGAAGAGATGATGATGTACTACGTATCATTGAGATTTTAACCCAACCAAAAAAGGAAGAAAAACTTATAATTGTTCCCATTGTGGGAATGGGCGGTATTGGGAAGACAGCTTTGGCTAAGTCGGTCTACAATGATAATAGAATTCAGAAACAATTTAATGTTAAAGCATGGTTGTGTGTGTCAGTTAAGGTTGACATCAATACACTTCTTGCAAAGATCTATGAATCTTTTGCCAAAAAGAAACCTACCTCGGACTTAAGGACCAATTTAATTGAAAGTCTTAAAGAGAAGTTGGCATCAAAAAGATATCTGTTAGTCTTGGATGATGTTTGGGTTGAAGAGAGGCCATATTGGGAAGAGTTTAGGAGTTGCATGCTAAATGTAAACTCACAAAATGGAAGTGGCATTCTTGTCACTACAAGGAAGCTTGAAATCGGAACCATTGGAATGAAGGCTGATTCATGTCTTTTAAAAGGTCTTTCTGATGATCATTGTTGGGACATCTTTAGAGAGAGAGCATTTGTGGCAGGCACATCACCGTCTGCAGAACTGGAGGAGATAGGCCGTGAGATTGTAAAAAAAAGTGGTGGTTTACCATTGCTTTTAAATGTAATAGGCGGCATGTTGGCAAATTACAATGACACAGAGAAGTGGTTGTCCATAAAAAATAGCAAGGTTTGGGATCTAGAAGAAGAAAGGGATAGAGTTCAAAAGAGTTTGGAACTGAGCTTTGATAATCTACCCAATTCTATCGTCAAGCAATGCTTTGCATATTGTTCCATTTTTAAGAAAGATAAGGTCATGAAAAGGAAAGAACTGGTCCGACTTTGGATGGGTTTAGGATTGGTTCAAGCGGATGAGGAAAAGAACAAGGAGATGGAGGATGTGGGAAATGATATTTTTCAAATTTTGGTCAGAAATTCGTTATTCCAAGATGTTGAAAGGGATGAGTATGGTCACATCACTCGTTGTAGCATGCATGATTTGGTGCATGATCTTTCATTATCACTTTCAAAGCATCAAAGCTTATGTCTGGTGGATGCGAAAACTGATGATATTGCATGTATCCCTCGGGTTAAACATCTCTCTTTTTACCAAAAACTAAACAAGGATGATGAAGTGAAAGCCAAGGTTTCTATGTTCAGTGAAAGAGACACATTGGCTAGAAGTTTGCATACACTGCTCATCAAAGGTGAAGTTGAGAAGAAATTTTCATTTCAACCATTAAAGTGCATGCGAATCCTAAAGCTCAAGAGATGTGGGATAGAGAAAATAGACAACTCAATTGGAGAGTTAGTGCATCTCAGGTATCTTAATTTGTCATATAACAAGATCCGTGTTCTTCCTGAATCTATTGGAAAATTATACCACTTGCAAACTCTGAAGTTGACTGAAGACATTGAGCAGTTTCCAGAAGCCATGAGAAATTTGATAAGCCTGCGATATTTTATGGGTAACAAAAAGATTCCTGCCAATATCGTGGGACCGTTGACTTCTCTTCGAAAACTGTCTTCAATCAAAGTGCTTAGAAGGAAAGGATGTGGTATTGAAGAGCTACGCCATTTGAATAACCTTACTGGAAGTCTCTCTATTTCACATCTAGAGAACGTCAGTAGCAAAGAGGAAGCTATCAAGGCAGATTTATCTACAAAGAAAAACTTAAACAATATTGAATTCAATTGGAGTGGGAACGATGATGAAGATGCCAACCGAAACGACAAGGATGTATTGGAAGGCTTGCAACCCCCTAGAGATGTGAAAAAGCTGACATTTAGCCATTTTTGTGGTGATAATTTTCCGAATTGGGTAACGAAGATGGCAATCCATATTGAAGGGAAATGGACACCCCTTGACAAGCTTGTGGAGATCAGATTATCTCACTGTAGGAGCTGCCTCTCTCTTCCGACGCTTGAGCACCTTCCACATCTTCGCAATCTTTATTTATGGCATATGGACAGCTTGACATGTTTAAGGAGTTCCGATGTTACTGGATCGACAAAGCCTTTGTCTCCATCGTTGAGATCACTCACACTATGGCATATGGAAAGACTTGAAAAGTGGATAGATGGAGCAACCAACAGCTCAAAAATGATTTCTCCTGTCCTAGAGACATTGGAAATCTGGTATTGCCCAAAGATTATTCTTATAGATGAATGCCATCCCCATCCTCTTGTTTCCTTACTGGTATATAAGTGCAGAGGTCTGGAGTCCATTAAGAGCATACAAGGCCTCACATCTCTTGTATCTTTACAAATTTACCATTGCCAGAGTCTTTTAGAAATAACCAATTTGCCCAACCAGTGTCATTCTTTGAAGACTTTGCAAATTATCAATTGCGACAAACTGACATCTTTGCCTTGCGAAATGTTTGACTGTTTTGCCTTCTTAAACGAGTTGACACTTGGTCCGTTCTCAAAGGAGCTGGATTCTTTCCCAAGTCTCCAAGGCATTGAGAAGTTAAGGAACCACCTTCACTCGTTAGATTTGAGAGGTTGGGATCATTGGGAATCGATGCCAGAAGAAATACAACACCTCACCTCACTGACTGACTTAACCATGGATGGATTTGGAATGCAAGAACTGCCCATGTGGTTAACCAGAATGTCATCTATCCGACAGTTGGGGTTCAATGAATGCATGGGGTTAAATAAAGAAACAGTTAGACGTGGAGCACCACAGGAAGCAACAACTGTTGTCAGATTAAATGATCAAGAGTGTTAA